The nucleotide window GAGGTCGGGTTTCCCGGTTCTTCGGGAACTTGCTGGCCGCCATGAACAGGCCGGAGGCGCCGTCTCGCAACAGGTAATGATCGTCTTCGTGTTTCTCACACTTGAGGTGCGGCATGGGAATCGGATCGGCACGCGGCGGAGCCGGTTCACCGCTTTTCAATAGCTTGCGGGTATTGCCACAGGATTCGTTAGTGCACTTGAAGAACTTGCCGAAACGACCGGTACGCAGCTGCATCTCATGATTGCACTTCTCACAATCCAGGGTCGGACCGTCATAACCCTTGATGCGGAACTCGCCCTGCTCGATCACATAGCCATCACAATCCGGGTTATTACCGCAGATGTGCAACTTGCGCTTTTCGTCAATCAGATAGTTTTCCATGGCGGTGCCACACTTCTGGCAACGCTTCTTTTTGCGGAGTTCATTGATTTCCGCTTCTTCATCGTCCGCCTTCACATCCACCGCCTCTTCGCCAGGCAGCAAATTCAGGGTGGCGGTACAACGTTCCTTGGGTGGCAGGCTGTAGCCTGAGCAGCCCAGGAAAACCCCGGTGGAGCCGGTGCGGATCTGCATTGGACGGCCACAGGTGGGGCACTGGATGTCGGTATCGGTAGGCAGGTTGGCACGCATGCCACCAATGGCCTGCTTGCCTGAACCTTCGCCCTGTGCCGCTTCCAGTTTGCCGACAAAATCCTTGTAGAACTCGTCCAGCACATCTTTCCAGTCACGGTGGCCCTCGGCGATTTCGTCCAGGGTTTCTTCCATGCTGGCGGTGAAGCCGTAGTCCATCAGGTTGGGGAAATTCTCGACCAGACGGTCGGTGACGATGTCCCCCATTTTTTCGGCATAGAAACGACGGTTGTCCTGGCGCACATAGCCACGATCCTGAATGGTGGAAATAATCGCCGCATAGGTGGAAGGGCGGCCGATGCCACGCTTTTCCAGTTCTTTCACCAAGCTGGCTTCGGTGAATCGCGCCGGCGGCTTGGTGAAGTGCTGTTCGGCATCCACTTGGTCGATGGTGAGGATGTCGCCTTCCTTCACATCGGGCAGCAGGGTGTCTTCCTGGCCCTTGCGGGAAGCCGGTGGCTGAATACGGGTCCAGCCATCGAATTTCATGATGCGACCTTTGGCCTTCAGCTCGTAGTCATTACCGGTGGCGGTCAGGGTGCTGCTCAGGTATTCCGCAGGGGGCATCTGACAGGCGATGAACTGGCGACGGATCAGCTCATACAGCCGCTGGGCGTCACGCTCCATGTCCTTGAGATGCTCGGAACGACGATTCACGTCGGATGGACGAATCGCTTCGTGCGCTTCCTGAGCCCCTTCCTTGCTGGAGTAGGACAGCGGCTTCTCGGGCAGGTACTTGTCGCCCAGATTCTCGCCAATCCACTCGCGACAGGCAGCCACTGCATCGGTGCTGAGATTGGTGGAGTCGGTACGCATGTAGGTGATGTGACCCGCTTCATAGAGCCGCTGGGCCATCATCATGGTTTTCTTCACGCCAAACCCCAGACGGGTGCTGGCTGCCTGCTGCAAGGTAGACGTAATAAAAGGCGCAGACGGACGGGATTTGGTGGGGCGCTGCTCAAGCTGGGTAATGGTCAGCTTGCCTGCCGCTTCCAGTGCCGCACGGTGAGCATGGGCATCATCGCCGTTGTCCGGGCGGAATGCCTGGCCCCGGTGCTTGGCGACCTGCAGACGCAGAGCTTCACCCTCTGCGCTGTGAGTGTCGCTATACATCTCCCAGTATTCTTCCGGGATGAAGGCACGGATTTCGCGCTCGCGCTCCACCACCAGCTCCACCGCCACGGATTGCACCCGGCCCGCAGACAAGCCACGGGCAATCTTTTCCCACAGCAGCGGGGAAATCATGAAGCCCACCACCCGGTCAAGGAAACGGCGGGCCTGCTGGGCTTCGACACGGTGCAAATCCAGCTTGCCCGGTTCTTCGAATGCGGCCTGGATCGCCTTCTTGGTAATTTCGTTGAACACTACCCGGTCGAAACGGGTGTCATCACCACCGATCACTTCCCGCAGGTGCCAGGCAATGGCCTCCCCTTCGCGGTCCAAATCGGTTGCGAGATAGATGCGGTCAGCTTTTTCTGCGAGACGCTTGAGCTCATCAACCACCTTGTCCTTGCCTGGCAGGACCTCGTAATGCGCTTGCCAGCCTTTATCCGGATCCACGCCCATGCGATTGATCAGCTGGGCCTTGGCCTTCTTCTTTTTATAGGCTTCGCGCTCTTCCTTCGGCAAGGAGCGAGTGTAAGCGGCTTCCTTGGCGCGCTCCTGAGGGGTGCTTTTTTTGGAGCCACCACTGACCGGCAGATCACGCACATGGCCGACACTGGACTTCACAATGAAGTCGTCGCCCAGATAGCGGTTGATGGTCTTTGCCTTGGCAGGCGACTCCACAATGACTAGCGATTTTCCCATTCTCAGGTACTCAACATCCGATCTAAGGCTTGCGATGGGCGCTATTTAGACAGCGCCAGTATGGCCGGGTCAAGCAGGATCTACCCCGACGTTCCTTTTTTAGTACTAGACCAGAGAAGGCACCAAGAGCAAGTCAGGGCACAGATGGGGCGCTTTCGGCGCCTGCCATGAAGTCGCCGCACCCCGCATGAAACATGGCGTTGATCCCGATCAGAGAATCATGAGTCTGTTCTCTGGCAAGCCGTTAAAAGGACGCTATACTCGGGGGAAAAGCCGCTCATGGAGAAGATCGTGCCCACCCCCTATCGCAAGATTCTGGTCGCCATTGATGGTAGTGATGAGTCCGCACAGGTACTTTCGCGCGCCGCCGGTGTGCTTTCCGGCAACGAAGGCGAGCTTCACCTGATCCACGTGATTGAGCCGCTGGCGCTGGCCTACGGGGCTGACGTCCCCATGGATGTCACCGACCTGCAAACCGGCCTGATGGACCAGGCAAAGGCCATGGCAGCACGGTATGCTGCACAGTACGGAATCGCCGACGCCAACATCCATGTTGAACTGGGCTCCATCGAAAAGACCATTCTCGACATGGCTGACAAGCTCGGCGCTGACTTGATTGCCGTCGGCAGTCACACGCGCAGTGGCCTGGCGCTACTGCTGGGCTCCACCGCCCGCGGCCTGGTACCCGGCGCCCATTGTGATGTGCTGGCAGTGAAGGTCGATCAGAAAAGCAATTAATAGTTAACAGTGAATAGTGAACAGTTGCGCGAGCAACGGTTTCTGGTTTTAAAACGTATGAGGCCGCGTCCAACCCTTGGGCGCGGCCTCATTGCTTTCATCAAATCAAAAACCAGGATCGCGTCGCTGTTCACTATTCACTGTTAACTGTTCACTAGGTGAGTTGCAGCGCCCCCGTATTCCCCTGCCCTTCCTCGTTCCAGCGACACAGCAATTCAGCCAGCCCCTGGGCCTGTTCTCGCAGGGCATCCAGCTCTTCCTGGCTGCCTTTTTCACCATGGAATACCGGCAGCTTGCGCATGGACTGCACCAGTTCATGATCTGGATCTGCCATCCGTTTCACTTCCAGAGTCCAACGGATGTGGTGGACGATCATATGATAAAAGGCAAGGCGGGTAGACAGGGTGTAAGGGCTGTCATCTTCACTGAAATCATTGAAATCGAGGCTGGCAATCACCGCCTCGCGGGAATTTTCTGAAACGCGGATATCGGCACTGCGCGGCGTGCCGAGCAACATCGACAGCGTGCCAAACACTTCACCGGGAGAGACGTAATACAACGGCGGGTGGGAAGGAGAGTCTCCCAGTACTTCAAGCTGCCCCCGCAGCAGGAAGTAAAGAGTGGAATCCACATCACCTGCGCGAATCACATCATCGCCTGACCCGGCCAGCCATAGCCGGGTATTGCTTTCCAGCAGGTCAAACTGCTCGGCATCATCTCGAGAAATTTCATTAAAAAAGGGTACGCCGGACAGAAGCTGACGCACTCGTTGCTGGCCGTAATCATTATTATTGGCCTTTTCCATCTGTTACCCCACAAACGCTGATGGACTGAAAACCACAATGCTATTCGCCATCGCAGTGAAGAACAATGTCCCACAGAACCGAATTCACAGTTTCATCCGGGAATGGCACTTTTGGAGCTATCCGCCTCCCGAAACAGGCCGCAGGAACTGCGC belongs to Alcanivorax sediminis and includes:
- a CDS encoding cyclic nucleotide-binding domain-containing protein is translated as MEKANNNDYGQQRVRQLLSGVPFFNEISRDDAEQFDLLESNTRLWLAGSGDDVIRAGDVDSTLYFLLRGQLEVLGDSPSHPPLYYVSPGEVFGTLSMLLGTPRSADIRVSENSREAVIASLDFNDFSEDDSPYTLSTRLAFYHMIVHHIRWTLEVKRMADPDHELVQSMRKLPVFHGEKGSQEELDALREQAQGLAELLCRWNEEGQGNTGALQLT
- a CDS encoding universal stress protein — encoded protein: MEKIVPTPYRKILVAIDGSDESAQVLSRAAGVLSGNEGELHLIHVIEPLALAYGADVPMDVTDLQTGLMDQAKAMAARYAAQYGIADANIHVELGSIEKTILDMADKLGADLIAVGSHTRSGLALLLGSTARGLVPGAHCDVLAVKVDQKSN
- the topA gene encoding type I DNA topoisomerase, coding for MGKSLVIVESPAKAKTINRYLGDDFIVKSSVGHVRDLPVSGGSKKSTPQERAKEAAYTRSLPKEEREAYKKKKAKAQLINRMGVDPDKGWQAHYEVLPGKDKVVDELKRLAEKADRIYLATDLDREGEAIAWHLREVIGGDDTRFDRVVFNEITKKAIQAAFEEPGKLDLHRVEAQQARRFLDRVVGFMISPLLWEKIARGLSAGRVQSVAVELVVEREREIRAFIPEEYWEMYSDTHSAEGEALRLQVAKHRGQAFRPDNGDDAHAHRAALEAAGKLTITQLEQRPTKSRPSAPFITSTLQQAASTRLGFGVKKTMMMAQRLYEAGHITYMRTDSTNLSTDAVAACREWIGENLGDKYLPEKPLSYSSKEGAQEAHEAIRPSDVNRRSEHLKDMERDAQRLYELIRRQFIACQMPPAEYLSSTLTATGNDYELKAKGRIMKFDGWTRIQPPASRKGQEDTLLPDVKEGDILTIDQVDAEQHFTKPPARFTEASLVKELEKRGIGRPSTYAAIISTIQDRGYVRQDNRRFYAEKMGDIVTDRLVENFPNLMDYGFTASMEETLDEIAEGHRDWKDVLDEFYKDFVGKLEAAQGEGSGKQAIGGMRANLPTDTDIQCPTCGRPMQIRTGSTGVFLGCSGYSLPPKERCTATLNLLPGEEAVDVKADDEEAEINELRKKKRCQKCGTAMENYLIDEKRKLHICGNNPDCDGYVIEQGEFRIKGYDGPTLDCEKCNHEMQLRTGRFGKFFKCTNESCGNTRKLLKSGEPAPPRADPIPMPHLKCEKHEDDHYLLRDGASGLFMAASKFPKNRETRPPLIEEIQSVAEQLDPKHKYLAEAPAKDPDGNPGVLRYSRKSKEQYVMSEVDGKATGWSAFYRDGKWVEEQAKKKAPAKKKAAAKKPAAKKKAAAKK